From Nicotiana tabacum cultivar K326 chromosome 20, ASM71507v2, whole genome shotgun sequence, one genomic window encodes:
- the LOC142174502 gene encoding uncharacterized protein LOC142174502, whose product MQTFERLITMHRQHHFEFIRILEPMQQSNKMENYKRWIGLAQAVVNVSNKIWALIDEAFNVDILYNTTQQITLRLFHTETYVELTLTLVYAKCDVIEIIELWDSLYAMASDMTVPWLEGGDFNVIWDEEEKFCGLPVSLNEVDDFRHCINTCNLTDLGFKGSIYTWRNGRSEEDCFFKRLDRCLGNIEFQQTFPGVEVSHLSKIGSDHSPMLLKCDTESLTIKKSFRFLNFWVQHASFKDLVKENWKADFAANPFVTFNHKLKKLKKALSTCSRATYGDIFQKIASLEKVVLVHERQFELSPTQMNRQRLHKVQAEMIKYLEFEEQFWRQKAGMAWFKDGDRNTRFFHAQVNGRRKRLKLTRIQDSLGNWVEEED is encoded by the coding sequence ATGCAGACATTTGAAAGATTGATCACAATGCATAGACAACATCATTTTGAATTTATAAGGATTCTTGAACCTATGCAACAGTCTAACAAGATGGAAAACTACAAAAGATGGATAGGCTTGGCCCAAGCAGTAGTGAATGTCTCAAACAAAATTTGGGCTTTAATTGATGAAGCTTTTAATGTGGATATTTTGTATAACACGACACAACAGATTACACTGAGATTATTCCATACAGAAACATATGTCGAGCTTACTCTCACATTGGTATATGCAAAATGTGATGTTATTGAAATAATAGAATTGTGGGATTCACTCTATGCAATGGCTTCTGACATGACAGTACCATGGCTTGAGGGAGGTGATTTTAATGTAATTTGGGATGAGGAGGAGAAATTTTGTGGATTACCTGTATCATTAAATGAGGTTGATGATTTTAGGCACTGCATCAATACATGCAATTTGACTGATTTGGGCTTCAAAGGGAGCATTTACACATGGCGGAATGGTAGATCGGAGGAAGACTGTTTTTTCAAGCGGCTGGATAGATGTCTTGGTAACATAGAATTTCAACAGACTTTCCCAGGGGTGGAGGTGTCACATTTGTCTAAAATTGGATCTGACCATTCTCCTATGCTATTAAAATGTGATACTGAGTCTCTCACTATCAAGAAATCATTCAGATTTCTTAACTTCTGGGTACAACATGCATCATTTAAAGATTTGGTAAAGGAAAattggaaggctgactttgctgCTAATCCTTTTGTGAcctttaatcataaattaaagaAGCTTAAAAAAGCCTTGTCTACTTGTAGTAGAGCTACGTATGGAGACATTTTTCAGAAAATTGCTAGCCTAGAAAAAGTGGTCCTAGTTCATGAAAGACAATTTGAGCTTTCTCCTACTCAAATGAACAGACAAAGGTTGCATAAGGTTCAAGCTGAAATGATAAAATACTTGGAATTTGAAGAACAATTTTGGAGACAAAAGGCCGGAATGGCTTGGTTCAAGGATGGTGATCGAAACACAAGATTTTTTCATGCGCAAGTTAATGGAAGAAGGAAAAGATTAAAACTCACCAGAATTCAAGACAGCCTTGGAAATTGGGTGGAAGAGGAAGATTAG